Proteins found in one Alphaproteobacteria bacterium genomic segment:
- a CDS encoding YggT family protein, with protein MFSFFYVLDIFLGFLETMMAIYGLFSLLLFFGVLSPYGRIAGMIWQNMQGLFEPMLQPIRKIIPPYRGFDWSFLALYLLIVLTRSLLREYGPLAAHTVTTIGAQ; from the coding sequence ATGTTTTCTTTTTTCTATGTCCTCGACATTTTTTTGGGTTTTCTGGAAACCATGATGGCGATTTATGGGCTTTTCAGCCTGCTGCTTTTCTTTGGCGTACTTAGCCCTTACGGACGAATTGCAGGAATGATCTGGCAAAATATGCAGGGCTTGTTCGAACCGATGCTACAACCCATTCGCAAAATCATACCGCCCTATCGCGGGTTTGACTGGTCGTTTCTAGCGCTCTACTTACTCATTGTACTAACACGCTCATTGCTGCGTGAATACGGGCCACTGGCGGCGCATACGGTTACAACCATAGGTGCACAATGA